The Mucilaginibacter gracilis genomic interval GCCGTTGCGGCAATTTCTTCAAGCACGGGTATCCTCACCAGGGGTTTACGCTGCATGGTACAAACTATTACGTGCGATGCCTTATCGCCCATGTGCAACAACTTTTCGTAAGTCATTTGCATATAACTTTCGGCGGCGGTGCTTGCGGCGTATAACTCGGCGTGTTGCTTGCCAAACGTTTTACCGTTGGTGTATACTGTGAAATTCCAGGGCTCGGTATTAGCGTGTGTAGGCGCCCAGTCGGCCAGTTCAAGCAGCGCGTTAATTTGCTCGTCGGGTATTTTTTCGCCGTTCATTTCGGGCGGTTTTGTAGTGCGGCGGTTTTTTATAACTGATGA includes:
- a CDS encoding nitroreductase family protein, giving the protein MNNTFNIISSVIKNRRTTKPPEMNGEKIPDEQINALLELADWAPTHANTEPWNFTVYTNGKTFGKQHAELYAASTAAESYMQMTYEKLLHMGDKASHVIVCTMQRKPLVRIPVLEEIAATACAMQNILLGATALGIASYWGSGGMVHSPAMKQFLNLDTHDVVMGVLYLGYSDTKPTGKRNIPLSDKVTWVR